The Streptomyces sp. NBC_01707 genome includes the window GCTCGATCTCTCCCGAGCTGTCCTCGACTCCGCCCACGTAAGGGCGAAAAAGGGGGCGAACTCACAGGTCCGAGCCCCGTGGACCGGGGTAAGCCGGGTTCCAAGATGCACGTCCTGTCGGACGCGAACGGACTGCCCGTCGTCGGCCTCTCGGCAGCCAACACCCACGACAGACTCGCCCTCAAGCCCATGATCCAGGGTCACCAAACGAGACACGACCCTCACCGCGGCCGGTACTTCAAACCCGAACGTCTCCACGCAGACAAGGCCTACGACATCCCCCACCTGCGAAAATGGTTGTGGGGCAAGCACATCGGTGTTCGTATCGCACGCAAGGGAGTCGAGTCCAGCGAACGGTTAGGGCGCCGACGATGGGTCATCGAGCGGACCATGTCCTGGCTGACCGGCCACCGCCGGCTCAACCACCGCTACGAACGCCACCCCCGCAACTACCTGGCATTTCTCGGCCTCGCCGCAGCCCTCTGCTGCTACAAACGGCTCATTCGCCTCACCACATAGGACACGGTCTAAACACCCTTCGACCAGGCCCTGGTCAACGCGATGGCAACCACGGTCGTCATCCTGTGGCTGGGCATGCTCGCTGTCGCCGTGCTGCTGCTTTGTTTTCGAATCGCCAACCCTGCAACCGCCTGGGCAATGCTCGTCGGGGTCGCACTGGCCCTGGCCGGGGCAAACTCGGCTTCCTGATGACACGGCCCGCGCCGGGACAGCAGTACGGCGTCTCCAAGGTGATCGGTGCCCACAGTGTTGGTGTACCGGACAGCGGGCCCTTCATGCCGCTCACCGACTGGTCGCGACCGGCGGGTCCCTCACTTCGTCGGCGTGCATGCACCGCAACTTCTGCCACTGCTGGCCAGATTGCTGACCACCATCGCACCCCGCTTCACCCGCTTTGCTGACAATTGGGATCGTATGCGCCTGGTCCTGCTCGCCTCGGGGGCTTACGCCGCAGCCTTCGCTCTAGTCGTCTGGCAGGCGCTGTGTGGCCAGCCGCTAATCCACCCGGACGGCGCGGCCCCGAGCGTGACCGTTCTGATCGTGGTGGCTGTCACGCTCGGAACCTACGTATCACTGCGCACTTT containing:
- a CDS encoding IS5 family transposase (programmed frameshift), whose product is MVEGTWSWIVPDGLWEIAEPRIPPSRVRPQGGGTQDTPDETLFAPIVYGLVSGCAWRALPPCFGISKSTVHRRFLIWSRAGVWGRLHEEILHRLDDAGLLDLSRAVLDSAHVRAKKGGELTGPSPVDRGKPGSKMHVLSDANGLPVVGLSAANTHDRLALKPMIQGHQTRHDPHRGRYFKPERLHADKAYDIPHLRKWLWGKHIGVRIARKGVESSERLGRRRWVIERTMSWLTGHRRLNHRYERHPRNYLAFLGLAAALCCYKRLIRLTT